A region from the Papio anubis isolate 15944 chromosome 6, Panubis1.0, whole genome shotgun sequence genome encodes:
- the LOC116275288 gene encoding patched domain-containing protein 4-like, with amino-acid sequence MVTYTMTSSLYFITFGMGASPFTNIEAVKVFCQNMCVSILLNYFYIFSFFGSCLVFAGQLEQNRYHSIFCCKIPSAEYLDRKPVWFQTVMSDGHQQTSHHETNPYQHHFIQHFLREHYNEWITNIYVKPFVVILYLIYASFSFMGCLQISDGANIINLLASDSPSVSYAMVQQKYFSNYSPVIGFYVYEPLEYWNSSVQEDLRRLCSGFTAVSWVEQYYQFLKVSNISANNKSDFISVLQSAFLKKPEFQHFRNDIIFSKAGDESNIIASRLYLVARTSRDKQKEVIEVLEKLRPLSLSKSIRFIVFNPSFVFMDHYSLSVTVPVLIAGFGVLLVLILTFFLVIHPLGNFWLILSVTSIELGVLGLMTLWNVNMDCISILCLIYTLNFAIDHCAPLLYTFVLATEHTRTQCIKSSLQEHGTAILQNITSFLIGLVPLLFVPSNLTFTLFKCLLLTGGCTLLHCFVILPVFLTFFPPSKKHHKKKKRAKRKEREEIECIEIQENPDHVTTV; translated from the coding sequence ATGGTCACCTATACCATGACCAGCTCCCTGTACTTCATCACTTTTGGCATGGGTGCCAGCCCATTCACAAACATAGAGGCTGTGAAGGTCTTCTGTCAAAACATGTGTGTCTCCATTCTGTTGAACTACTTctacattttctccttctttggctCCTGTCTGGTCTTTGCTGGCCAACTAGAGCAAAACCGCTACCACAGCATCTTTTGCTGTAAGATCCCTTCTGCAGAATACCTGGATCGCAAACCTGTGTGGTTCCAGACAGTGATGAGTGATGGGCATCAACAGACGTCCCATCATGAGACAAACCCCTACCAGCACCACTTCATTCAACACTTTCTCCGTGAACATTATAATGAATGGATTACCAATATATATGTGAAGCCATTTGTTGTCATCCTCTATCTCATTTATGCCTCCTTCTCCTTCATGGGGTGCTTACAGATCAGTGACGGAGCCAACATCATCAATCTACTAGCCAGTGATTCGCCAAGTGTTTCCTATGCCATGGTTCAGCAGAAATATTTCAGCAACTATAGCCCTGTGATAGGATTCTATGTCTATGAGCCCCTAGAGTACTGGAACAGCAGCGTCCAGGAGGACCTAAGAAGACTCTGTAGTGGATTCACTGCTGTGTCCTGGGTGGAGCAGTACTACCAGTTCCTGAAAGTCAGCAACATCAGTGCCAATAACAAAAGTGACTTCATCAGTGTCCTGCAAAGcgcatttttaaaaaagccagaATTCCAGCATTTTCGAAATGATATCATCTTCTCCAAGGCTGGGGATGAAAGCAATATCATTGCTTCTCGCTTGTATCTGGTGGCCAGGACTAGCAGAGACAAGCAGAAAGAAGTCATAGAAGTGTTGGAAAAGCTGAGGCCCCTATCCCTCTCAAAGAGCATCCGATTCATCGTGTTCAACCCCTCCTTTGTCTTCATGGACCATTACAGCTTGTCTGTCACAGTGCCTGTTCTGATTGCAGGCTTTGGTGTACTCCTGGTGTTAATCCTGACTTTTTTCCTAGTGATCCACCCTCTGGGAAACTTCTGGCTAATTCTTAGTGTCACCTCAATTGAGCTGGGCGTTCTAGGCTTAATGACATTATGGAACGTCAACATGGATTGCATTTCTATCTTGTGCCTTATCTACACCTTGAATTTCGCCATTGACCACTGTGCACCACTGCTTTACACATTTGTACTAGCAACTGAGCACACCCGAACACAATGTATAAAAAGCTCCCTACAAGAGCATGGGACAGCCATTTTGCAAAATATTACTTCTTTTCTTATTGGGTTAGTCCCCCTTCTATTTGTGCCTTCGAACCTGACCTTCACACTGTTCAAATGCTTGCTGCTCACTGGGGGTTGCACACTTCTGCACTGTTTTGTTATCTTACCTGTGTTCCTAACGTTTTTCCCCCCTTCCAAAAAGCAccacaagaaaaagaaacgtGCCAAgcgaaaggagagagaggaaattgAATGCATAGAAATTCAAGAGAACCCAGATCACGTCACCACAGTCTGA